The Aphelocoma coerulescens isolate FSJ_1873_10779 chromosome 14, UR_Acoe_1.0, whole genome shotgun sequence genome has a window encoding:
- the GPR146 gene encoding probable G-protein coupled receptor 146 → MWSCEALINSTKNSEDQHLCHDFDLVLSIFSLLYLIICFPIGLCYNGLLVLVNLYNKATMTMPDVYFVNIAVAGLIINTLAPMYLLGLANTKWAIWNSNNEVYITFLILFNVSSLVTMYSTTLLSLDYYIERALPRTYMSSVYNTKHVCGFIWGGAMLTSFSSLLFYVCNHVSTKIIECSKMQNQEAADAIMVFIGYVVPAIAVLYALTLILRIRKEATPLDQDTGRLDPSVHRLLIATVCTQFTLWTPYYVILLVSTFTNLRGRIPDVNSVQILHFATILSKFLAFSSSFVMPLLYRYINKNFPNKLRRLLKKIHCGNQGCSHERTVVQQVMT, encoded by the coding sequence ATGTGGAGCTGTGAAGCCTTAATCAACAGTACCAAGAACAGTGAGGACCAGCATCTCTGCCATGACTTCGACCTCGTGCTTTCCATCTTTTCCCTACTCTACCTCATTATATGTTTCCCAATTGGCCTTTGTTACAATGGCCTGCTGGTCCTAGTTAACCTCTACAACAAAGCTACTATGACTATGCCAGATGTTTACTTCGTCAACATTGCCGTTGCCGGTCTCATCATCAACACTCTGGCACCAATGTACCTGCTAGGTCTTGCCAATACAAAATGGGCCATCTGGAATTCCAACAATGAAGTTTATATTACCTTTCTTATTTTATTCAACGTCTCATCGTTAGTTACCATGTACTCTACCACACTGCTCAGTCTGGACTACTACATTGAGcgtgctctgcccaggactTACATGTCCAGTGTGTACAACACCAAACACGTCTGCGGGTTCATCTGGGGCGGTGCCATGCTCACAAGCTTTTCATCTCTCCTGTTCTACGTCTGCAACCACGTGTCCACCAAAATAATTGAGTGTTCCAAGATGCAGAACCAGGAAGCAGCAGATGCCATCATGGTGTTCATCGGGTACGTTGTGCCCGCCATCGCTGTTCTCTACGCGCTGACGCTGATCCTGCGGATACGCAAGGAGGCCACGCCGCTGGATCAGGACACTGGGCGCTTGGATCCATCAGTGCACAGGCTGCTGATTGCCACAGTCTGTACCCAGTTCACCCTGTGGACACCCTATTATGTTATTCTCTTGGTAAGCACGTTTACTAACCTACGAGGAAGAATTCCAGATGTAAATTCTGTTCAAATATTACACTTCGCCACGATTTTGTCAAAATTCCTGGCTTTCTCCAGCAGCTTTGTCATGCCTCTGCTCTACAGATACATTAACAAAAACTTTCCCAACAAATTACGACGTTTGCTTAAAAAGATACACTGTGGGAATCAAGGGTGTTCTCACGAGCGCACAGTGGTACAGCAGGTCATGACATAG